One segment of Polaribacter huanghezhanensis DNA contains the following:
- a CDS encoding M16 family metallopeptidase: protein MKQILNQFTLVTLLFISAITVAQEIHLNNPLPKDASYKKGVLANGMTYYIKKTSVTKNVASFYIIQNVGSILENDNQQGLAHFLEHMAFNGTKHFKGKGILNTLEKKGLIFGRDINAYTSFDETVYNINNVPTTPELIDTGLLILNDWSNYLLLTDTEIDAERGVIKEEWRTRQSGGMRVLKQNLGAMFNNTIYAHRLPIGSMDVVDHFKYKALRDFYHDWYRTDLQAIAVVGDVDVAEIEKKIIKLFSKIPAVKNPKKRFIVNIPENTELGYSLATDKEVTTSRISFGIRHPKSLKEETVEGLKEATLNNMVTSMLSARIREISQKPDAPFLGAGISYGSFSKSSNAFSANITPKPNKQNEALKTVFDEINRAVKFGFTNEEISRNLKQIVNSYENQIKRKKDVSHGQIARTIQQDYLENKTIIDVEKEFDLVKDILKNLNPKEVHQALLELYTKNNRYITVTGVETENNLTKPQVEATINASENDATLTPYADGFSGKTLISGLNIQKGSIVKEEKNNAIGSTTFTLSNGINVHYKFVDKNKNKVQLNATSYGGLSLVKDKDLPSATLMSSVVQFSGLGDYSATDLQKVLAGKNANTFIRLSNLSESVSGSSSTKDVETLLQMVYLRFVKPRFDENGFKVLMNNLDNFIVSRSKNISQKISDSITVTLYGKNNPKHRLFNKSLVKEISFEKVQSIYKARFNNAADFTFFIIGDVQPAILKPLLEKYIASIPTKNEAREEWNDNSTPWISKNIDKDIYLKMEDAKSTVRVSYKNDYKYSLKNSLIAKAVGDILQLRFTETLREQEGGTYGASAFASVTKRPKQQATITVGFDCNPEKVEALVAIVHKEIKKIAKGNIQQVDLDKALTNYLKDRKEQKNYNRFEMSLLMNYENEGYNMNDPKNFENIVTSITKKDIQRFAKKVLHKADQYEIVIKPKK, encoded by the coding sequence ATGAAACAGATACTCAATCAATTTACACTCGTAACACTACTATTTATTAGCGCTATTACAGTTGCTCAAGAAATCCATTTAAACAATCCATTACCAAAAGATGCTTCTTATAAAAAAGGAGTTTTGGCAAACGGAATGACTTACTATATTAAAAAAACAAGTGTTACCAAGAATGTAGCTAGTTTTTATATCATACAAAATGTAGGCTCAATTTTAGAGAACGACAATCAACAAGGATTAGCCCATTTTCTGGAACACATGGCGTTTAACGGAACAAAACATTTTAAAGGAAAAGGAATTTTAAACACCTTAGAAAAAAAAGGACTAATTTTTGGTAGAGACATCAATGCATACACCTCTTTTGACGAAACAGTTTATAACATTAACAACGTACCGACAACTCCAGAACTTATAGATACTGGTTTGTTAATCTTAAACGATTGGTCTAATTATTTACTGCTTACAGATACAGAAATTGATGCAGAAAGAGGTGTTATCAAAGAAGAATGGAGAACACGCCAAAGTGGAGGAATGAGAGTTTTGAAGCAAAATCTTGGAGCCATGTTTAACAATACTATATACGCTCATCGTTTACCTATTGGTTCAATGGATGTTGTTGATCATTTTAAATACAAAGCTTTACGTGATTTTTATCATGACTGGTACAGAACAGATTTACAAGCTATTGCTGTAGTTGGTGATGTTGATGTTGCAGAAATAGAGAAAAAGATTATTAAATTATTTTCAAAAATTCCTGCAGTTAAGAATCCTAAAAAACGATTTATTGTTAACATCCCAGAAAACACAGAATTAGGATATTCTTTAGCAACAGACAAAGAAGTTACTACTTCTAGAATTAGTTTTGGTATAAGACATCCAAAATCTTTAAAAGAGGAAACTGTTGAAGGTTTAAAAGAAGCGACATTAAATAACATGGTAACATCTATGTTATCAGCAAGGATTAGAGAAATTTCTCAAAAACCAGATGCTCCTTTTTTAGGTGCTGGAATTAGTTATGGTAGTTTTTCTAAATCATCAAATGCATTTTCTGCCAATATTACTCCAAAACCAAATAAACAAAACGAGGCTTTAAAAACGGTGTTTGACGAGATTAATAGAGCAGTAAAATTTGGTTTTACAAATGAAGAAATTTCAAGAAATTTAAAACAAATCGTAAATTCTTATGAAAATCAAATCAAAAGAAAAAAAGATGTTTCTCATGGACAAATTGCAAGAACTATTCAGCAAGATTATTTAGAGAATAAAACCATCATAGACGTCGAAAAAGAATTTGATCTTGTAAAAGATATTCTAAAAAATTTAAACCCAAAAGAAGTACATCAAGCGCTTCTAGAACTATATACAAAAAACAACAGATACATAACAGTTACTGGTGTTGAGACTGAAAATAATTTAACAAAACCTCAAGTAGAAGCAACTATAAATGCTTCAGAAAACGATGCAACTTTAACGCCATATGCTGATGGGTTTAGTGGGAAAACTCTTATCTCAGGGTTAAATATTCAAAAAGGAAGTATTGTAAAAGAAGAAAAAAACAATGCTATTGGTTCTACAACTTTTACACTAAGTAACGGTATTAATGTACATTACAAATTTGTTGATAAAAACAAAAACAAAGTACAATTAAATGCAACTAGTTATGGAGGATTATCTTTAGTTAAAGACAAAGATTTACCTTCGGCAACGTTAATGAGTAGTGTAGTACAATTTTCTGGATTAGGAGATTATTCTGCAACAGATTTACAAAAAGTACTTGCTGGTAAAAATGCAAATACATTTATTCGTTTGTCAAATTTATCTGAAAGTGTAAGCGGTTCATCATCTACAAAAGATGTAGAAACTTTATTGCAAATGGTCTACTTACGTTTTGTAAAGCCCCGTTTTGATGAAAATGGATTTAAAGTTTTGATGAATAATTTAGATAATTTTATTGTGAGTAGAAGTAAAAATATCTCTCAAAAAATTAGCGATAGTATTACAGTTACTTTGTACGGAAAAAACAATCCTAAACATAGATTGTTTAACAAATCGCTTGTTAAAGAGATCTCTTTTGAGAAAGTACAATCTATTTACAAAGCACGATTTAATAATGCAGCAGACTTTACTTTTTTTATTATTGGTGATGTTCAACCAGCTATTTTAAAACCATTATTAGAAAAATACATTGCTAGCATTCCAACTAAAAATGAAGCAAGAGAAGAATGGAATGACAATTCTACTCCATGGATAAGTAAAAATATTGACAAAGATATTTACTTAAAAATGGAAGATGCTAAAAGCACCGTTAGAGTTTCTTATAAAAACGACTACAAATACAGTTTAAAAAATTCTTTAATTGCTAAAGCAGTTGGAGATATTTTACAACTTCGTTTTACAGAAACATTAAGAGAACAAGAAGGAGGTACTTATGGAGCAAGTGCTTTTGCAAGCGTAACTAAAAGACCAAAACAACAAGCAACAATTACCGTTGGCTTTGATTGTAATCCGGAAAAAGTAGAAGCTTTGGTGGCTATTGTACACAAAGAAATTAAAAAAATAGCAAAAGGAAACATCCAACAAGTAGATTTAGATAAAGCACTCACAAATTACTTGAAAGATAGAAAAGAACAAAAAAACTACAATCGTTTTGAAATGAGTTTGTTAATGAATTATGAAAATGAAGGGTACAATATGAATGATCCTAAAAACTTTGAAAACATTGTTACATCAATCACTAAAAAAGACATACAACGATTTGCTAAAAAAGTTTTACACAAAGCAGATCAATATGAAATTGTAATTAAGCCTAAAAAATAA
- a CDS encoding TlpA family protein disulfide reductase, producing the protein MKKIGFLIAILAITSCKKETADYAIISGKISNSTVKEITLFGITDRSTRQTITLADDGSFNDTIKKTGEFLLSEARNRTTLYLNKGNNIKVNYNAKEHKNSLIISGKGSGISNYLLAKEDISSNLMGKGTEIYTKDEADYKKVMKEIKARQENLLAKSKEVSANFKTKEKRNINYSYLEKLNRFKSYHSYYAKKPDYIPSEEFLTDLNDIAYDNEEDFIFSANYKSLVTAHYKNKAKDLKIEGDDEYNSLAMLKICKDIKSQAIKNNLAFNAVQYPITYTNNVEGFYKAYKAVGTTNEKNNADIEKKYSVLKNLVKGAASPKFIDYENNAGGTTSLDDLKGKYTYIDIWATWCGPCLAEIPSLKKIEKKYHGKNIQFLSISIDDKKDHQKWKDMIKDKKLGGIQLFADNVWKSKFVADYYVKGIPKFILLDPKGNIVVPNAPRPSDDKLVDLLNELKI; encoded by the coding sequence ATGAAAAAAATAGGATTTCTTATTGCAATACTTGCAATAACTTCTTGTAAAAAAGAAACAGCAGATTACGCAATTATTTCAGGTAAAATATCTAATTCAACTGTAAAAGAAATAACTCTTTTCGGAATAACAGACAGGTCTACTAGGCAAACAATTACTTTGGCAGATGATGGCTCTTTTAATGACACTATTAAAAAAACTGGCGAATTTCTACTTTCTGAAGCTAGAAACAGAACAACACTCTATCTAAACAAAGGCAATAATATTAAAGTTAATTACAATGCGAAAGAGCACAAAAACTCTTTAATTATTAGTGGTAAAGGTTCTGGAATTAGCAATTATCTTCTTGCAAAAGAAGACATCTCATCAAATTTAATGGGAAAAGGAACAGAAATTTACACAAAAGACGAAGCTGATTACAAAAAAGTAATGAAAGAAATTAAAGCTCGTCAAGAAAACTTGTTAGCAAAGTCAAAAGAGGTTTCGGCTAATTTTAAAACGAAAGAAAAAAGAAATATCAACTATTCTTATTTAGAAAAATTGAATAGATTTAAATCGTATCATTCTTATTATGCAAAAAAACCTGATTATATTCCGTCAGAAGAATTTTTAACCGATTTAAATGATATTGCCTATGATAATGAAGAAGATTTTATCTTTTCAGCAAATTATAAGTCATTAGTTACTGCTCATTATAAAAACAAAGCAAAAGACTTAAAAATTGAAGGAGATGATGAATACAATAGTTTGGCAATGTTAAAAATTTGTAAAGACATAAAAAGTCAAGCTATAAAAAACAACTTAGCATTTAATGCTGTACAGTACCCTATTACATACACCAATAATGTTGAAGGGTTTTACAAAGCGTATAAAGCTGTTGGAACTACCAACGAAAAGAACAACGCAGATATTGAAAAAAAATACAGCGTTTTAAAAAATCTAGTAAAAGGTGCAGCTTCTCCTAAGTTTATTGATTATGAAAATAATGCTGGAGGCACAACTTCTTTAGATGATTTAAAAGGGAAATACACGTACATAGATATTTGGGCTACTTGGTGTGGACCTTGTTTGGCAGAAATTCCTTCTTTAAAAAAGATTGAAAAGAAATATCATGGAAAAAATATTCAATTTTTAAGCATTTCTATTGATGACAAAAAAGATCATCAAAAATGGAAAGACATGATTAAAGATAAAAAATTAGGGGGAATTCAGTTATTTGCAGATAACGTTTGGAAATCAAAATTTGTAGCAGATTATTATGTAAAAGGAATTCCTAAATTCATCTTATTAGACCCAAAAGGTAATATTGTGGTTCCAAATGCACCAAGACCTTCTGATGATAAATTAGTTGATTTACTTAACGAATTAAAAATATAA
- a CDS encoding protein-disulfide reductase DsbD family protein — protein MKKLLLLFALFFSFSSIVNAQTETPVTWSSSFEKISETEYNLILSADIIPGWHLYSQFTEEGGSLPIIITKGNEIADFKLVGKAVESDTIKKFSDIFEVHESYFENTAVLKQRIFLNNTTTNEISLNLTGQVCKEINGVCIQIDEDFTFTLKGKASIKEKVVLDKKSKLLSAKLQLDLKNTEILKNENESNSDENSSLLNIFLLGFAGGLLALLTPCVFPMIPLTVSFFTKQSKNKKKGISNAILYGFFIVIIYILLSIPFHFLDSLDPEILNNISTNVWLNIFFFAILTFFAFSFFGYYELTLPSSWGNKLDSASGIGGIIGIFFMALTLAIVSFSCTGPILGSLLAGSLTSDGGAMQLTAGMSGFGLALALPFALFALFPGWLNSLPKSGGWLNTTKVVLGFLELAFAFKFLSNADLVEHWGLLKREIFIGIWIIIFVGLALYLFAKIKFPHDAKIKKISFSRVSFGVLIIAFVVYLIPGTMKNPTWDLRLLSGFPPPQFYSVYEKDTDCPLGLNCFKDFDEGLQYAKENNKPILLDFTGWACVNCRKMEENVWVENDIFTIINEDYVLISLYVDDRKELPKGAQFNFIKKNGNLKKIETVGDKWATFQTVNFKTASQPYYVLMSPDLKILHKAQQYTDRDTYYNWLKEGVERFKKSPK, from the coding sequence ATGAAGAAATTACTGCTATTATTCGCCCTTTTTTTTAGTTTTTCTAGCATTGTAAATGCGCAAACAGAAACACCTGTAACGTGGTCTTCTTCGTTTGAAAAAATTAGTGAAACAGAATACAATTTAATTTTATCTGCCGACATTATTCCTGGATGGCATTTGTATTCTCAATTTACAGAAGAAGGTGGGTCTTTACCAATAATTATTACAAAAGGCAATGAAATTGCTGATTTTAAACTGGTTGGTAAAGCAGTAGAAAGTGACACCATAAAAAAGTTTAGTGACATTTTTGAAGTACACGAATCTTACTTTGAAAACACTGCTGTTTTAAAGCAACGCATTTTTTTAAACAACACAACAACTAATGAAATAAGTTTAAATTTAACCGGACAGGTTTGTAAAGAAATTAATGGCGTTTGTATTCAAATAGACGAAGATTTTACATTTACATTGAAAGGGAAAGCCTCCATAAAAGAGAAGGTTGTTTTAGACAAAAAAAGCAAATTATTGAGTGCTAAATTACAATTAGACTTAAAAAATACAGAGATTTTAAAAAATGAAAACGAATCAAATTCTGATGAAAACTCAAGCTTGCTAAATATTTTCTTATTAGGCTTTGCTGGCGGATTATTAGCACTTTTAACACCTTGTGTTTTCCCTATGATTCCATTAACCGTTTCATTTTTTACCAAGCAATCAAAAAACAAGAAAAAAGGAATTAGCAATGCCATTTTATATGGATTCTTTATTGTAATTATTTACATTTTACTAAGTATTCCTTTTCATTTCTTAGACAGTTTAGATCCAGAAATTTTAAATAATATCTCAACCAATGTTTGGCTGAATATTTTCTTTTTTGCCATTTTAACCTTTTTTGCATTTTCGTTTTTTGGCTATTACGAACTAACATTACCTTCTTCTTGGGGAAATAAATTAGACTCTGCTTCTGGAATTGGCGGAATTATTGGAATCTTTTTTATGGCACTTACATTAGCAATTGTTTCCTTTTCTTGTACCGGCCCCATTTTAGGTTCTTTATTAGCAGGATCGTTAACTTCGGATGGCGGTGCCATGCAATTAACCGCAGGAATGAGCGGATTTGGATTGGCTTTAGCCTTGCCTTTTGCATTATTTGCATTATTTCCAGGTTGGTTAAATTCGTTGCCAAAATCTGGCGGATGGCTAAATACTACAAAAGTTGTTTTAGGATTTCTAGAATTGGCTTTTGCTTTTAAATTCTTATCAAATGCTGATTTGGTTGAGCATTGGGGGCTTTTAAAACGAGAAATATTTATCGGAATTTGGATTATAATTTTTGTTGGATTAGCCTTGTATTTATTTGCTAAAATTAAATTTCCGCACGATGCTAAAATAAAAAAAATAAGTTTTTCTAGAGTTTCTTTTGGAGTTTTAATAATTGCTTTTGTGGTGTATTTAATTCCAGGCACTATGAAAAACCCTACATGGGATTTGCGTTTGTTAAGTGGCTTTCCGCCTCCACAATTTTATAGTGTTTACGAAAAAGACACCGATTGCCCGTTAGGGTTAAATTGTTTTAAAGATTTTGATGAAGGATTGCAATATGCAAAAGAAAACAACAAACCAATCTTATTAGATTTTACAGGTTGGGCTTGTGTGAATTGCAGAAAGATGGAAGAAAATGTTTGGGTAGAAAACGACATCTTTACGATTATCAACGAAGATTATGTGCTTATTTCTTTATATGTTGATGATAGAAAAGAATTGCCAAAAGGTGCGCAATTTAACTTTATAAAGAAAAACGGAAACCTAAAAAAAATAGAAACGGTTGGTGATAAATGGGCAACTTTTCAAACTGTCAATTTTAAAACAGCTTCGCAACCTTATTACGTTTTAATGAGCCCTGATTTAAAGATTTTGCATAAAGCACAACAATATACAGACAGAGATACCTATTACAATTGGCTAAAAGAAGGTGTAGAAAGATTTAAAAAATCACCCAAATAA
- the tilS gene encoding tRNA lysidine(34) synthetase TilS, with protein sequence MVGKLQQHIHQKFSFLKGKKLLIAISGGVDSVVLTHLFYQLNFDISLAHCNFHLRGEESGKDEEFVKELGKRLDLKTFSISFETEKYATKNQLSTQVAARNLRYDWFQELTKTHLFDFVITAHHADDNLETFLINLTRGTGLEGFTGIPEINNTIVRPFLIFSRDEIETYATENSINWREDKSNASNKYLRNKIRHQIVPILKEINPTLLESFQKTTEHLQESQQIIDASIADFKKKVVKKTETGNLKFDIAQLLETTNSKAYAYQLLKEFGFTEWNDVTHLLTAQSGKEVVSKTHRLLKDRGFLLLSEIKKTDKNTAYQIAENTLEITVPIHLTFEKIVKKTSESKTAIFVDLEKIIFPLVLRRWQHGDFFYPKGMQGKKKISKYFKDEKLSLIDKENTWLLCSNNDIIWIVEKRQDNRFITNNNTKKILKILLK encoded by the coding sequence ATGGTAGGAAAATTACAACAACATATCCATCAAAAATTTTCTTTTTTAAAAGGAAAAAAACTATTGATTGCCATTTCTGGCGGAGTTGATAGTGTTGTATTAACACACCTATTTTACCAATTAAATTTTGATATTTCTTTAGCACATTGCAACTTTCATTTACGAGGAGAAGAAAGTGGCAAAGACGAAGAATTTGTAAAAGAATTAGGAAAAAGATTAGACTTAAAAACCTTTTCTATAAGTTTTGAAACGGAAAAATACGCAACAAAAAATCAGCTCTCAACACAAGTTGCTGCACGGAATTTACGGTATGATTGGTTTCAAGAATTAACCAAAACGCATCTTTTTGATTTTGTGATTACTGCGCATCATGCAGATGATAATTTAGAAACTTTTCTCATCAATTTAACACGCGGAACTGGTTTAGAAGGGTTCACTGGAATTCCAGAAATAAATAATACTATTGTACGTCCGTTTTTAATTTTTTCTCGTGATGAAATTGAAACGTACGCAACAGAAAATAGTATCAATTGGAGAGAAGATAAAAGCAATGCTTCTAATAAATATCTTCGGAATAAAATTCGACATCAAATTGTTCCGATTTTAAAAGAAATCAATCCAACCTTATTAGAAAGTTTTCAAAAAACAACTGAACATTTACAAGAAAGTCAACAAATTATTGATGCTTCAATTGCTGATTTTAAAAAAAAAGTAGTTAAAAAAACTGAAACTGGAAATCTAAAATTTGATATTGCACAACTTCTAGAAACTACAAATTCGAAAGCATATGCTTATCAATTGTTAAAAGAATTTGGGTTTACCGAATGGAACGATGTAACTCATTTACTTACTGCACAATCTGGTAAAGAAGTGGTTTCTAAAACACATCGCTTGTTAAAGGACAGGGGTTTTTTATTATTATCAGAAATAAAAAAGACAGACAAAAATACAGCATATCAAATTGCAGAAAACACTTTAGAAATTACAGTCCCGATACACTTAACCTTTGAAAAAATTGTAAAAAAAACTTCAGAAAGTAAGACTGCAATTTTTGTGGATTTAGAAAAAATTATTTTCCCATTAGTTCTCAGAAGATGGCAACATGGAGACTTTTTTTATCCGAAAGGAATGCAAGGAAAAAAGAAAATTTCTAAATACTTTAAAGATGAGAAACTCTCGTTAATCGACAAAGAAAACACTTGGCTGTTATGCTCTAACAATGATATTATTTGGATTGTAGAAAAACGACAAGACAACAGGTTTATCACAAATAATAACACTAAGAAAATCTTAAAAATTTTGTTGAAATAG
- a CDS encoding S10 family peptidase: MKIKLASILIFLCFTTTSYAQKRTIPTDTTVVTNHTTTIKGQKINYTAYTGTQPVWDEEGIPKATLFYTYYKRTNNVNTASRPLLISFNGGPGSASVWMHLAYTGPNILTIDDEGYPVQPYGYKSNPYSVLDVADIVFVNPVNTGYSRIVERKGKKVNKADFFGVNADVKYLAEWITTFVSRNNRWSSPKYIIGESYGGTRVSGLANALQSNEWMYLNGVILVSPADYGAKNSDNAVSSSIDFPYFTAAAWYHKMLSPALQNKDLLAILPESEDFAINTLMPAIAKSGFISATEKNQVAEKMAYYTGLSKKIILQHNLEIPNSFFWKELLRNKNGKTIGRLDSRYLGIDKKEAGDSPDYNAELTSWLHSFTPAINLYIKENLNFKTDVKYNMFGPVHPWDFRNNNTREELRKAMATNPYLHVLFQAGYYDGATTYFNTKYTMWQVDPSGKLKNRIQFKGYRSGHMMYLRKPDLKAANDDIRDFIKASASNGKPAKY, encoded by the coding sequence ATGAAAATAAAACTTGCCTCAATTTTAATTTTTTTGTGTTTTACAACTACTTCTTATGCACAAAAAAGAACAATTCCTACAGACACAACCGTTGTAACAAATCATACAACAACAATTAAAGGACAAAAAATTAATTACACTGCGTATACAGGAACTCAACCTGTTTGGGACGAAGAAGGAATTCCAAAAGCAACCTTGTTTTACACCTATTACAAACGAACTAACAATGTAAATACAGCAAGTAGACCTTTGCTAATTTCGTTTAATGGCGGGCCAGGTTCCGCATCCGTTTGGATGCATTTAGCTTATACTGGTCCAAATATTTTAACTATTGATGACGAAGGATATCCCGTACAACCTTACGGATATAAAAGCAATCCATATTCTGTTTTAGATGTTGCTGATATTGTTTTTGTAAATCCTGTAAACACTGGGTATTCTAGAATTGTAGAACGCAAAGGTAAAAAAGTAAATAAAGCAGATTTTTTTGGTGTAAACGCTGATGTAAAATACTTAGCAGAATGGATTACCACTTTTGTTTCTAGAAACAATCGATGGTCATCACCCAAATATATTATTGGAGAAAGCTACGGAGGAACTAGAGTTTCTGGTTTGGCAAATGCATTACAAAGTAACGAATGGATGTATTTAAACGGAGTTATTTTAGTTTCTCCAGCAGATTATGGAGCAAAAAACTCCGATAACGCAGTGTCTTCTTCAATTGATTTTCCCTATTTCACTGCTGCAGCTTGGTATCATAAAATGTTATCACCAGCATTACAAAATAAAGATTTATTAGCCATTTTACCGGAATCTGAAGACTTTGCAATCAATACTTTAATGCCTGCAATTGCAAAAAGTGGTTTTATCAGTGCAACTGAAAAAAATCAGGTTGCAGAAAAAATGGCTTACTATACAGGCCTGTCTAAAAAAATAATTTTACAGCACAATTTAGAAATCCCGAATAGTTTTTTTTGGAAAGAATTGTTAAGAAACAAAAATGGTAAAACTATTGGAAGATTAGATTCTAGATATTTGGGAATTGACAAAAAAGAAGCTGGAGATTCTCCTGATTACAATGCAGAATTAACTTCTTGGTTGCATTCTTTTACGCCAGCCATCAATTTGTATATTAAAGAGAACCTAAATTTTAAAACAGATGTAAAATACAACATGTTTGGTCCCGTTCATCCTTGGGATTTTAGAAATAACAATACGCGCGAAGAATTGCGAAAAGCAATGGCAACAAATCCGTATTTACACGTTTTATTTCAGGCTGGTTATTACGATGGAGCGACCACATATTTTAATACAAAATACACCATGTGGCAAGTTGATCCTAGCGGGAAATTAAAAAACAGAATACAATTTAAAGGATATAGAAGTGGACATATGATGTACTTGCGTAAACCAGATTTAAAAGCTGCAAATGACGATATTAGAGACTTTATAAAAGCAAGTGCTTCTAACGGAAAACCAGCAAAATATTAA
- a CDS encoding serine hydrolase domain-containing protein — MLIRKILLLSFFVLSFSLNAQKLTYGNPSEVGMDSVFIYQKVDSIITDAIQKQAFPGAQILVAKNHKIIFHKAYGFQTYDSVQKVALNDLYDIASVTKILGPLPAIMKLYDEGKIDLDVPFSNYWKPWKGRSDKKNLTVREVLAHQAGLNPYIVFLKDVLKKNKSFKSRFVKSTSKKRFTSQAYDNIFVKDRFKNKMYRQINRSKVSNVKKYKYSGLAFLLFPKIISNITGENYTDYLQENFYKPLGATTLGFTPKTKNFTNNIIPTEIDSLFRHDLTKNWVHDENAALMGGISGNAGLFGSALDLAKMMQMYSNYGHYNYKQYISKSTLQEFTKIQFPENDNRRGLGFDKPLIGNDTLSISEAYPAPEVSAESFGHSGFTGTFVWADPTNDLVFIFLSNRVYPNRNHRNIYNLNIRPKVQQVFYQAIKKSTK; from the coding sequence ATGTTGATCAGAAAAATTCTTCTTTTAAGTTTCTTTGTGTTGAGTTTTTCTTTGAATGCTCAAAAACTAACCTATGGAAATCCGTCTGAAGTTGGTATGGATTCGGTTTTTATATATCAAAAAGTAGATTCAATTATTACAGATGCCATCCAAAAACAAGCCTTTCCTGGAGCACAAATTTTGGTTGCAAAAAATCATAAAATCATTTTTCATAAAGCCTACGGATTTCAAACATACGACAGCGTTCAAAAAGTAGCATTAAATGATTTGTACGACATTGCTTCTGTAACTAAAATTTTAGGCCCGTTGCCCGCAATTATGAAATTGTACGACGAAGGGAAAATAGATTTAGATGTTCCGTTTAGCAACTACTGGAAACCTTGGAAAGGAAGAAGCGACAAAAAAAACTTAACTGTTAGAGAGGTATTAGCGCATCAAGCAGGATTAAATCCGTACATCGTTTTTTTGAAGGATGTTTTAAAGAAAAACAAATCATTCAAATCTCGATTTGTAAAATCAACTTCTAAAAAGAGGTTTACAAGTCAGGCGTATGACAACATTTTTGTAAAAGATCGATTTAAAAACAAAATGTATCGCCAAATCAACAGATCTAAAGTTTCTAACGTCAAAAAATACAAGTATTCTGGATTGGCTTTTTTATTATTTCCAAAAATTATTTCTAACATCACTGGCGAGAATTACACAGATTATTTACAAGAAAATTTTTATAAACCACTGGGTGCAACTACTTTGGGATTCACGCCAAAAACAAAGAATTTTACAAACAATATCATTCCGACTGAAATAGACTCGCTGTTTAGACACGACTTAACAAAAAATTGGGTTCATGATGAAAATGCAGCTTTAATGGGCGGAATTTCTGGAAACGCGGGTTTATTTGGAAGCGCATTAGATTTGGCAAAAATGATGCAAATGTATTCCAATTACGGACATTATAATTACAAACAATACATTTCTAAAAGCACCTTACAAGAATTTACAAAAATACAGTTTCCAGAAAATGACAATCGCCGTGGATTGGGTTTTGACAAACCGTTAATTGGCAATGATACCTTGTCGATTAGTGAAGCGTATCCAGCGCCAGAAGTTAGTGCAGAAAGTTTTGGGCATTCTGGATTTACTGGGACTTTTGTTTGGGCTGATCCAACCAACGATTTGGTTTTTATTTTTTTATCAAACAGAGTGTATCCAAACAGAAATCATAGAAATATTTATAATTTAAATATCAGACCAAAAGTGCAACAAGTTTTTTATCAAGCTATTAAAAAGTCAACAAAATAG